One segment of Halomonas sp. TD01 DNA contains the following:
- a CDS encoding nickel/cobalt transporter codes for MPLTRQQLLWGALTVFGALLLVVIVQANLQGVSFQLLAWQRDLHRTLTLAITELSRTPSTNTWLTLLGVSFAYGVFHAAGPGHGKAVLATYLASHGGATRRALGLSFAASLLQGVTAIAMVAVLVHGLGWLTRQAMGSVVWVEQASFMLVALLGGWLCWRAIKQLRQAYSAHASDAVDHSHSHSHSHSHDHSHCCGGAHHIEPQQALDWRTALMTVGAIGMRPCTGAVLMLGAASLLGQFYVGVASVLAMSLGTGITVSVLALASIVARGWATKRLQRQSSRQMVEKAAGWAALAGGALIVALGVSLSLAGAAQPASGPLLNEPPSRQGSLLGK; via the coding sequence ATGCCTTTAACGCGGCAACAACTGTTATGGGGAGCGCTTACCGTGTTCGGGGCGCTGCTGTTGGTCGTTATCGTACAGGCTAATTTGCAGGGAGTGAGCTTTCAGTTGCTGGCTTGGCAACGTGATTTACATCGCACCCTAACGCTTGCTATCACCGAGCTCTCCCGCACGCCTTCTACCAACACTTGGCTAACGTTACTAGGGGTAAGCTTTGCTTATGGCGTTTTTCATGCCGCGGGGCCTGGGCATGGCAAAGCGGTACTAGCGACGTATTTGGCATCCCACGGCGGTGCTACCCGCCGCGCGCTGGGGCTCTCTTTTGCTGCATCCCTGCTACAGGGGGTAACGGCCATTGCCATGGTAGCAGTACTCGTTCATGGTCTTGGCTGGCTGACCCGCCAAGCAATGGGTAGCGTGGTGTGGGTAGAGCAAGCCAGCTTTATGTTAGTGGCGCTGTTAGGTGGTTGGTTATGCTGGCGGGCGATAAAACAATTGCGCCAAGCTTACTCAGCCCACGCCAGTGATGCTGTTGATCACAGCCACAGCCACAGCCACAGCCACAGCCATGACCATTCCCACTGCTGCGGTGGCGCTCATCATATCGAGCCTCAACAGGCGCTCGACTGGCGCACAGCGTTGATGACCGTCGGCGCTATCGGTATGCGTCCATGCACGGGGGCAGTACTTATGTTGGGGGCTGCTAGCCTGCTGGGGCAGTTTTACGTCGGTGTCGCTTCGGTGCTCGCCATGTCGCTTGGTACCGGTATTACCGTTTCTGTGCTGGCGCTAGCAAGCATAGTGGCTCGCGGTTGGGCTACTAAGCGGTTACAGCGACAGAGCAGCCGACAGATGGTCGAAAAAGCGGCTGGGTGGGCGGCGCTTGCGGGCGGTGCTCTCATAGTTGCGTTAGGCGTATCGCTTTCCCTGGCTGGCGCCGCCCAGCCAGCCAGCGGTCCATTACTCAACGAGCCACCATCAAGGCAGGGCTCTTTGCTGGGGAAGTAA
- a CDS encoding HIT domain-containing protein, with amino-acid sequence MKTFELDPRLEADTLPLADLTLCRALLMNDARYPWVILVPKRDSVSEVFELSQDDQAQLWRETVALGAAMKETFHGDKLNIATLGNVVSQLHIHLVVRYKNDASWPAPVWGSGSPEPYELALQGSRREQLLAQIEGLKT; translated from the coding sequence CGGATACCTTGCCGCTCGCTGACCTTACTCTGTGTCGCGCGCTGCTAATGAACGATGCGCGCTATCCTTGGGTAATTCTGGTTCCCAAGCGTGACTCAGTTAGCGAAGTTTTTGAACTGAGCCAGGATGATCAAGCCCAGCTATGGCGTGAAACGGTAGCGTTAGGGGCAGCGATGAAGGAGACATTCCACGGTGATAAGCTCAACATTGCCACCTTAGGTAATGTCGTCAGCCAATTGCATATTCATTTGGTGGTGCGCTATAAAAATGATGCCAGCTGGCCAGCGCCGGTATGGGGAAGCGGCAGTCCAGAGCCCTATGAGCTAGCCCTACAGGGCAGTCGCCGCGAGCAGTTGCTTGCCCAAATTGAAGGTTTAAAGACTTAA
- a CDS encoding DUF1007 family protein, which produces MLAIGVCGTLTSSPVMAHPHGWIDLSVRVITDDDGVATGLHQTWRMDPFYSLVVFEELQQIQGSNLQEGLDQLGSDIRDNLSQQHYFTEVRVNGEPQALGEVSEYTALERDGRLTFMFILPLASPQPLAGRMLEYQVFDPTYYIEVVHEEEDGAPSEQALILNGEPDCRLSVLPADPDPELVMQAALLDVDETGEPGFGRHFAETGRVKCD; this is translated from the coding sequence GTGCTGGCAATAGGCGTTTGTGGCACGTTAACCAGCAGCCCAGTGATGGCTCACCCACATGGCTGGATCGATCTCAGTGTGCGGGTGATAACGGATGACGACGGGGTAGCCACAGGGCTGCATCAAACGTGGCGAATGGATCCTTTTTACAGCTTGGTGGTGTTTGAAGAGTTGCAGCAGATTCAAGGCAGTAATCTGCAAGAAGGTCTTGATCAGTTAGGCAGTGACATCCGTGATAACCTGTCGCAGCAGCACTACTTTACTGAGGTGCGTGTGAACGGTGAACCGCAAGCGCTGGGAGAGGTGTCTGAATACACTGCGTTGGAGCGTGACGGCCGTTTAACATTTATGTTTATTCTACCGTTGGCATCACCTCAGCCATTGGCTGGGCGAATGCTGGAGTATCAGGTCTTTGACCCAACTTACTATATTGAAGTGGTGCACGAAGAAGAGGACGGAGCACCCTCTGAGCAGGCGCTGATTCTCAATGGTGAGCCCGACTGCCGTTTAAGCGTGTTGCCTGCTGATCCCGATCCGGAACTCGTTATGCAAGCCGCGCTGCTGGACGTGGATGAAACGGGCGAACCAGGGTTTGGCCGCCATTTTGCTGAAACGGGGCGGGTTAAATGCGACTAG